Proteins encoded in a region of the Pangasianodon hypophthalmus isolate fPanHyp1 chromosome 21, fPanHyp1.pri, whole genome shotgun sequence genome:
- the LOC113533484 gene encoding lipoprotein lipase — MGKENIWLLIIGISVISCKALSNSTETPSASNTAHWRTDFGNIQSKFSLRNAEFPDEDLCYLVPGIRETISDCRFKLDAQTFLVIHGWSVAGLFESWIAKLVSALFEREPNANVIVVDWLSRASHHYPTSAENTRLVGRDVAQFIDWLEVIGYPLEKLHVLGYSLGAHVAGIAGNLTNNKINRITGFDPAGPTFEHADRPNRLSPDDAKFVDVLHTNTRGSPDLSIGIQRPVGHVDIYPNGGTFQPGCSLQNTMRMIATYGLHNMDQLVKCSHERSVHLFIDSLVNQDQQSLAYRCSSKEAFYKGLCLSCRKNRCNKLGYNVNKVRTARSTRMYLKTREMMPYKVFHYQIKAHLFSLNNLALDNQPVKISLYGTHDEKDNIPIVVPSMITNTTISFLVTSDVDVGDLLMLKIQWESDSYLPRFFSTNRFLIRKLRIKSGETQAKLIFRPKDVEFGSLTQGADGVIFVKSNDNPQSRKEERLHRLKMHGSFFKQDGNETAADVKNPETQTENTVTATTKMVTQSS, encoded by the exons ATGGGAAAAGAAAACATCTGGTTGTTGATCATCGGAATTTCTGTTATTTCATGCAAGGCTCTGTCAAATTCAACTGAGACACCTTCTGCAA GTAACACTGCTCACTGGAGAACAGACTTCGGAAACATCCAGTCCAAGTTCTCACTGAGAAACGCAGAGTTCCCGGATGAGGATCTGTGCTACCTCGTCCCGGGAATAAGAGAGACTATATCAGACTGCAGATTCAAGCTTGATGCGCAGACCTTTCTGGTGATCCACGGCTGGTCG GTTGCAGGACTGTTTGAAAGTTGGATCGCTAAGCTGGTGTCTGCTTTGTTCGAACGCGAGCCCAATGCCAACGTCATCGTGGTGGACTGGCTGAGCCGTGCCAGCCATCACTACCCCACCTCAGCTGAGAACACCAGACTAGTGGGCAGGGATGTGGCCCAGTTCATTGACTGGTTAGAG GTTATAGGCTACCCACTTGAGAAGCTACATGTTTTGGGGTATAGTCTGGGTGCACACGTGGCAGGCATCGCAGGAAACCTCACCAACAACAAAATCAACAGAATCACAG GTTTTGACCCAGCTGGCCCAACCTTTGAGCACGCTGACAGGCCAAACCGGCTCTCCCCTGATGATGCGAAATTTGTCGACGTCCTGCACACGAATACCAGAGGCAGCCCGGACCTCAGCATCGGCATCCAGAGACCCGTGGGTCATGTGGACATCTACCCCAATGGTGGCACCTTCCAGCCTGGCTGCAGCCTGCAGAACACCATGAGGATGATCGCTACATATGGCTTGCACA ACATGGACCAGCTGGTGAAATGTTCTCATGAGCGCTCGGTGCACCTGTTCATCGACTCGCTGGTGAATCAGGATCAGCAGAGTCTGGCGTACCGCTGCAGCTCCAAAGAAGCCTTTTACAAGGGCCTGTGCCTCAGCTGCCGCAAGAACCGCTGCAACAAGCTGGGCTACAACGTCAACAAGGTCCGAACAGCCAGGAGCACCAGGATGTACCTTAAGACACGTGAGATGATGCCCTACAAAG TTTTCCATTACCAGATTAAGGCACATCTCTTTAGCCTTAATAATTTGGCCCTGGACAACCAGCCTGTGAAAATATCTCTGTATGGAACTCATGATGAGAAAGACAACATCCCAATAGTTGT CCCGAGCATGATCACCAACACCACCATCTCTTTCCTGGTGACCTCGGATGTGGATGTAGGGGATCTGCTAATGCTCAAGATCCAGTGGGAGAGCGATTCATACCTGCCGAGATTCTTCAGCACCAACCGGTTCCTGATTCGCAAACTGAGAATTAAATCTGGCGAGACGCAAGCCAA ACTGATTTTCAGACCCAAGGATGTGGAATTTGGGAGCCTCACTCAGGGCGCTGATGGTGTGATCTTTGTAAAATCCAATGACAATCCCCAGAGCAGGAAAGAGGAGAG gttacaCAGGCTTAAAATGCATGGCAGCTTCTTCAAGCAGGATGGAAACGAGACAGCGGCAGACGTGAAAAATCCAGAAACGCAAACAGAGAACACAGTAACGGCAACCACAAAGATGGTCACGCAGAGTTCCTGA